A stretch of Amycolatopsis balhimycina FH 1894 DNA encodes these proteins:
- a CDS encoding sugar phosphate isomerase/epimerase family protein, translated as MCGDEAQSLSRRTLLGVATAALATVALPSVADAATARRRIPLDRISIQLYSLRSLLQNDPEGTLSALADIGYRKVELAGTYGRSATEFRAILDRCHLQASSTHVGIDGDLNQIIADAKILGNSLANVPYAKFDTIAEWEAFAGRVNTAAAAFRKAGIPLGYHNHAHEFAPIGGVLPYDVLTAKTDKRLVHLEIDLFWAVTGGADPVELFRRNFPRVTQYHVKDMTADGQMTDPGTGVINFPRIFAASCHNIGEYIVEHDQPTDPLNTAKVGFEYLRTVRF; from the coding sequence ATGTGCGGTGACGAAGCTCAATCTCTTTCCCGGCGGACACTCCTGGGCGTCGCCACGGCGGCGCTCGCCACAGTTGCCCTCCCCAGCGTCGCGGACGCCGCCACGGCCCGGCGCCGGATCCCGCTCGACCGGATCAGCATCCAGCTGTACTCCCTGCGTTCGCTGCTGCAGAACGACCCCGAAGGCACGCTCTCCGCGCTGGCCGACATCGGCTACCGGAAGGTCGAGCTGGCCGGGACGTACGGCCGCAGCGCGACCGAGTTCCGCGCCATCCTCGACCGCTGCCACCTGCAGGCGTCCTCGACGCACGTCGGCATCGACGGCGACCTGAACCAGATCATCGCCGACGCGAAGATCCTCGGGAACAGCCTGGCCAACGTGCCGTACGCGAAGTTCGACACCATCGCCGAGTGGGAGGCCTTCGCCGGGCGGGTCAACACCGCCGCGGCCGCCTTCCGGAAAGCCGGGATCCCGCTCGGCTACCACAACCACGCCCACGAGTTCGCCCCGATCGGCGGCGTGCTGCCCTACGACGTCCTCACCGCGAAGACGGACAAGCGGCTCGTGCATCTGGAGATCGACCTGTTCTGGGCGGTGACCGGCGGCGCGGACCCGGTCGAGCTGTTCCGGCGGAACTTCCCGCGCGTGACGCAGTACCACGTCAAGGACATGACCGCGGACGGGCAGATGACCGACCCCGGTACCGGCGTCATCAACTTCCCGCGCATCTTCGCCGCTTCCTGCCACAACATCGGCGAGTACATCGTCGAGCACGACCAGCCCACCGACCCGCTGAACACCGCCAAGGTCGGGTTCGAATACCTCCGCACCGTGCGTTTCTGA
- a CDS encoding cupredoxin domain-containing protein yields the protein MSPRLIAALLAAVLAVFGLATPAVAAPVQTLTWTANNSTTEYASAPTGALPGETTIVFENSEATGNTTGMSHTLTFDTSTPGYNHDVSLNVLANPFDPTNGRHEAVVTLTPGKYRYFCAIPGHTAMVGEFVVSGGGGDTTPPTVTASVTGEKDPSGSYLGSATVTLSATDAGSGVASVEYQLDGGTWTTYAGPVVVSTVGAHMLHHRATDVAGNTSAEGMAHFTVVARPGDTTPPAVTASITGSQDPSGNYVDVATARITATDAGSGVASVEYQLDGGAWTAYTAPVAVTAAGMHMLHYRATDVAGNVSPEGMAHFTVVKSDTTAPVVSAAVAGNQDGSGNYVGKAVVTVTASDAGSGVASVEYRVDGGAWTAYTAPVPVAVVGAHTVEFRASDVAGNTSGVGSVAFTVVAGGDTTAPTVSVQVTGRQDGGWNYVGQATVTLTAADAESGVDFIEYKVDSAVWTRYSAPVVVSALGAHTVRSRATDVAGNVSAEVAGAFTVVAAAPPPDACPSSDTRETVVIGGIDSQVENIDIGNGCTINDVIDENAEYVSHDRFVKHVKAVTQELVANGVLSTGDRNRIVTAAIESGIGGAPAGAGPDVKKRLKR from the coding sequence ATGTCCCCACGACTGATCGCGGCGCTGCTCGCCGCTGTCCTGGCCGTGTTCGGGCTGGCGACGCCCGCGGTGGCGGCGCCGGTCCAGACGCTCACCTGGACCGCGAACAACAGCACCACCGAATACGCCTCCGCGCCCACCGGCGCGCTGCCCGGCGAGACCACCATCGTCTTCGAGAACAGCGAAGCCACCGGCAACACGACCGGGATGTCGCACACGCTGACGTTCGACACCTCGACGCCGGGCTACAACCACGATGTCTCACTGAACGTCCTGGCCAACCCGTTCGACCCCACGAACGGCCGGCACGAAGCCGTCGTGACGCTCACCCCGGGCAAGTACCGGTACTTCTGCGCCATCCCCGGGCACACGGCGATGGTGGGCGAGTTCGTCGTGTCCGGCGGCGGAGGCGACACGACTCCGCCGACCGTGACTGCTTCCGTGACGGGAGAGAAAGATCCGTCCGGCAGCTACCTCGGGTCCGCCACGGTGACGCTTTCCGCGACGGACGCGGGGTCAGGGGTGGCTTCGGTCGAGTACCAGCTCGACGGCGGCACGTGGACGACCTATGCGGGGCCGGTGGTGGTGTCCACCGTGGGCGCGCACATGCTGCACCACCGGGCGACCGACGTCGCCGGCAACACGTCCGCGGAAGGGATGGCGCACTTCACCGTCGTCGCGCGGCCGGGGGACACGACCCCGCCCGCGGTGACCGCTTCGATCACCGGTTCCCAGGACCCGTCGGGCAACTACGTCGACGTCGCGACGGCCCGGATCACCGCGACGGACGCCGGATCCGGTGTGGCCTCCGTGGAGTACCAGCTGGACGGGGGCGCCTGGACCGCCTACACCGCTCCGGTCGCCGTGACCGCGGCGGGGATGCACATGCTGCACTACCGGGCCACCGATGTCGCGGGGAACGTCTCACCGGAGGGCATGGCGCACTTCACGGTGGTGAAGAGCGACACGACCGCGCCGGTCGTCTCGGCTGCCGTGGCGGGTAACCAGGACGGCTCCGGGAACTACGTCGGCAAGGCGGTCGTCACGGTCACGGCTTCGGACGCGGGTTCCGGGGTCGCCTCGGTGGAGTACCGCGTGGACGGTGGGGCCTGGACCGCCTACACTGCCCCGGTTCCGGTGGCCGTGGTGGGCGCGCACACGGTGGAGTTCCGCGCTTCCGACGTCGCCGGGAACACGTCCGGAGTGGGGAGCGTGGCCTTCACCGTGGTCGCCGGCGGGGACACGACCGCGCCGACGGTGTCGGTGCAGGTCACCGGCAGGCAGGACGGCGGCTGGAACTACGTGGGCCAGGCGACCGTGACGCTGACCGCGGCCGACGCGGAGTCCGGTGTGGACTTCATCGAGTACAAAGTGGACAGTGCGGTGTGGACGCGGTACTCGGCGCCGGTGGTCGTGTCCGCGCTCGGGGCGCACACTGTGCGTTCGCGAGCCACGGACGTCGCCGGTAACGTCTCGGCGGAGGTGGCGGGGGCGTTCACGGTGGTCGCGGCCGCGCCGCCGCCGGACGCGTGCCCGTCCTCGGACACCCGGGAGACGGTGGTGATCGGCGGGATCGACAGCCAGGTCGAGAACATCGACATCGGCAACGGCTGCACGATCAACGACGTCATCGACGAGAACGCGGAGTACGTGTCGCACGACCGGTTCGTGAAGCACGTGAAGGCGGTGACCCAGGAGCTCGTGGCCAACGGCGTGCTGTCCACGGGCGACCGCAACCGCATCGTGACGGCCGCGATCGAGTCCGGCATCGGCGGCGCGCCCGCCGGTGCCGGCCCCGACGTCAAGAAGCGGTTGAAGCGGTGA
- a CDS encoding multicopper oxidase domain-containing protein, producing MRVSRRSMLAGTAASVLVPAVASASTASAAGLTRRITIYAEALPGGLYGYGLEPGKATIPGPLLEIYEGDTLEIELVNTTDQRLSIHPHGVTYDTASDGAPLNASFNGPRETRTYTWRTRARYEASGGFWMPGSAGYWHYHDHAMGTDHGTAGLARGLYGGLIVRRRGDLLPSKQYTVVFNEMMINHEMAPDTPMFEARLGERVEWVCIGYGSLPHTFHLHGHRWADTRTGMLGSAADNAAIVDNKNLDPGSSFGFQVIAGEGAGPGAWMYHCHVQTHSDGGMVGLFLVRNADGGMPDGAQDAIDRFKQHGHSGHDMNPDAHTHA from the coding sequence ATGCGAGTGTCACGTCGGTCGATGCTGGCCGGAACCGCCGCGAGCGTGCTCGTCCCGGCCGTCGCGAGCGCCTCGACGGCGTCGGCCGCGGGTCTGACGCGCCGGATCACCATCTACGCCGAAGCCCTGCCCGGTGGCCTCTACGGCTACGGCCTCGAGCCGGGCAAGGCCACGATTCCCGGGCCGCTGCTGGAGATCTACGAGGGCGACACCCTCGAGATCGAACTGGTCAACACGACCGACCAGCGGCTGTCGATCCACCCGCACGGCGTCACCTACGACACCGCGTCGGACGGCGCGCCGCTCAACGCGTCCTTCAACGGCCCGCGCGAGACCCGGACCTACACCTGGCGCACCCGGGCCCGTTACGAGGCCAGTGGCGGGTTCTGGATGCCGGGCAGCGCCGGCTACTGGCACTACCACGACCACGCGATGGGCACCGACCACGGCACCGCCGGTCTCGCGCGCGGGCTCTACGGCGGGCTGATCGTGCGCCGGCGCGGCGACCTGCTGCCCAGCAAGCAGTACACCGTCGTCTTCAACGAAATGATGATCAACCACGAGATGGCGCCGGACACGCCGATGTTCGAGGCGCGCCTCGGCGAGCGCGTCGAGTGGGTCTGCATCGGGTACGGCAGCCTGCCGCACACGTTCCACCTGCACGGGCACCGCTGGGCCGACACCCGCACCGGGATGCTCGGCAGCGCCGCTGACAACGCTGCCATCGTCGACAACAAGAACCTCGACCCCGGCAGTTCGTTCGGCTTCCAGGTGATCGCCGGCGAGGGCGCCGGGCCAGGGGCGTGGATGTACCACTGCCACGTCCAGACCCATTCCGACGGCGGGATGGTGGGCCTGTTCCTGGTCCGCAACGCCGACGGCGGCATGCCCGACGGCGCCCAGGACGCGATCGACCGGTTCAAGCAGCACGGCCATTCCGGGCACGACATGAATCCCGACGCCCACACGCACGCCTAG
- a CDS encoding sugar phosphate isomerase/epimerase family protein, which translates to MSRPVTLFTGQWADLPFTEVCKLAAEWGYDGLEIACSGDHFEVDRALSEEDYVPGRLRLLADHGLKVWAISNHLVGQAICDDPIDHRHQAILPSRIWGDGESEGVRQRAAAEMADTARAAAKLGVDTVIGFTGSKIWKYVAMFPPVTRDDIDDGYADFGRRWHPILDVFDEVGVRFAHEVHPSEIAYDYWTTKRALEAVEHRPAFGLNWDPSHFVWQDLDPVGFILDFADRIYHVDCKDTRKRFDGRNGRLASHLAWADPRRGWDFVSVGHGDVPWEDCFRALNSIGYSGPISVEWEDAGMDRLRGAAEAVKYLREHLFDQPSAAFDAAFSNQR; encoded by the coding sequence ATGAGCCGTCCCGTCACGTTGTTCACCGGCCAGTGGGCCGACCTGCCGTTCACCGAGGTCTGCAAGCTCGCCGCGGAGTGGGGCTACGACGGCCTGGAGATCGCCTGCTCGGGCGACCATTTCGAGGTCGACCGGGCACTGTCCGAAGAGGACTACGTGCCGGGGCGGCTGCGGCTGCTCGCCGACCACGGCCTCAAGGTGTGGGCGATCTCCAACCACCTCGTCGGGCAGGCGATCTGCGACGACCCGATCGACCACCGGCACCAGGCGATCCTGCCGTCCCGCATCTGGGGCGACGGCGAATCCGAAGGCGTCCGGCAGCGGGCGGCGGCCGAGATGGCGGACACCGCGCGGGCGGCGGCCAAGCTCGGCGTGGACACGGTGATCGGGTTCACCGGGTCGAAGATCTGGAAGTACGTGGCGATGTTTCCGCCGGTCACGCGCGATGACATCGATGACGGTTACGCGGACTTCGGCCGCCGGTGGCACCCGATCCTGGACGTCTTCGACGAGGTCGGCGTCCGGTTCGCGCACGAGGTCCACCCGTCGGAGATCGCGTACGACTACTGGACGACCAAGCGCGCGCTGGAAGCCGTCGAGCACCGGCCGGCCTTCGGGCTGAACTGGGACCCGTCGCACTTCGTGTGGCAGGACCTCGACCCGGTCGGGTTCATCCTCGACTTCGCCGACCGGATCTACCACGTCGACTGCAAGGACACCCGCAAGCGCTTCGACGGCCGCAACGGCAGGCTCGCCTCGCACCTGGCCTGGGCGGATCCGCGGCGCGGCTGGGACTTCGTGTCCGTCGGCCACGGCGACGTCCCGTGGGAGGACTGCTTCCGGGCGCTGAACTCGATCGGCTACTCCGGCCCGATCTCGGTGGAGTGGGAAGACGCCGGGATGGACCGGCTCCGAGGCGCGGCGGAGGCGGTGAAGTACCTGCGCGAGCACCTGTTCGACCAGCCGTCGGCGGCTTTCGACGCGGCTTTCAGCAACCAGAGATGA
- a CDS encoding Gfo/Idh/MocA family protein, with protein sequence MSPARETIGIGMVGHAFMGAVHSHAWRSVHRFFDPPLVPRLAVLGGRDETRAKAAAEKYGWDAVETDWRKLVARDDVSLVDVCTPGDSHAEIAIAALEAGKHVLCEKPLANSVAEAEAMAEAARRARERGVRAMIAFNYRRVPALAHARKLVASGALGEIRHVRSVYLQDWLSDPQAPMTWRLRKESAGSGALGDLGAHIVDAAQFVTGDVITGVSALTNTFVKQRPSENGGADEVTVDDTALFLARLSGGAVATFEATRFALGRKNAMRLEVNGSKASLAFDFEAMNELQWYAGTGTEAGFRRILVTEPQHPYVGAWWPPGHLLGYEHTFTHEVADLLDAIGAGTDPEPGFDDGLRVQRVLAAVEKSAAEEANWTSVEEK encoded by the coding sequence ATGAGCCCGGCACGGGAAACCATCGGGATCGGCATGGTGGGCCACGCGTTCATGGGTGCGGTGCATTCGCACGCCTGGCGCAGCGTGCACCGGTTCTTCGACCCACCGCTGGTGCCGAGGCTCGCCGTGCTCGGCGGCCGCGACGAGACCCGGGCCAAGGCGGCGGCGGAAAAGTACGGCTGGGACGCCGTCGAGACCGACTGGCGGAAGCTCGTCGCCCGGGACGACGTCAGCCTGGTCGACGTCTGCACACCGGGGGACAGCCACGCGGAGATCGCGATCGCCGCGCTGGAAGCCGGGAAGCACGTGCTGTGCGAGAAACCCCTGGCCAACTCGGTGGCGGAGGCCGAGGCGATGGCCGAGGCGGCGCGGCGGGCCCGTGAGCGCGGGGTACGGGCCATGATCGCGTTCAACTACCGCCGGGTGCCCGCGCTCGCCCACGCCAGGAAGCTGGTGGCGAGCGGGGCGCTCGGGGAGATCCGGCACGTCCGTTCGGTGTACCTGCAGGACTGGCTGTCGGATCCGCAGGCGCCGATGACCTGGCGGTTGCGGAAGGAGTCCGCGGGTTCGGGGGCGCTGGGCGACCTGGGCGCGCACATCGTCGACGCCGCCCAGTTCGTCACCGGGGACGTGATCACCGGCGTCTCGGCGCTGACGAACACCTTCGTGAAGCAGCGGCCGTCCGAGAACGGCGGGGCGGACGAGGTGACGGTCGACGACACCGCGTTGTTCCTGGCCCGGCTGTCCGGAGGCGCCGTGGCGACCTTCGAAGCGACCCGGTTCGCGCTGGGCCGCAAGAACGCGATGCGGCTGGAGGTCAACGGGTCGAAGGCGAGCCTGGCGTTCGATTTCGAGGCGATGAACGAACTCCAGTGGTACGCGGGCACCGGCACCGAAGCCGGGTTCCGGCGCATCCTCGTCACCGAACCGCAGCACCCCTACGTCGGCGCGTGGTGGCCGCCGGGGCACCTGCTCGGCTACGAGCACACGTTCACCCACGAGGTCGCCGACCTCCTGGACGCCATCGGCGCGGGCACCGACCCCGAGCCGGGCTTCGACGACGGCCTGCGCGTCCAGCGGGTGCTGGCCGCCGTCGAGAAGAGCGCTGCGGAAGAAGCGAACTGGACGTCGGTGGAGGAGAAATGA
- a CDS encoding ThuA domain-containing protein, which translates to MAMPVAQAAPAAVNVPVNVLVFHGAAAGQKDPVVRAADAIARLGADNGITVTASQDPAVFSTANLARYRGVVFLSAQGVTLGREQEAALQAYMKAGGGFLGISDAARAQDSSQWFTGLIGARPVGARPTPEAVAAVTASGENPPNETKEKLADNNENTKWLTFATTGWAAYKMAAPVAVSSYALVSANDFPGRNPKNWTLQGSADGTTWTDLDTRTNETFTDPFQTRTFTFANTTVYPNYRLNITANAGEPIIQLADLKLFKDTSTTPPPPEPAPQQAVVDVLDAHHPATAGLPQNWTRTDRWLNWESNPVGTVHTVAQVEEKGYQPGVGANGAFHPISWCRDYDGGRSFYTGMGRTEASYGEGQFRDHLLGALRWTTGMVRGDCQAGIAANYKVERLTGKNAAGQLDQIGEPHGLTIAPDGKVFYIGKAACPTGPIVSWDDPNVGLGCGTIHLWDPATKKPKLLTTLPVMGNRGSGDELVKNEEGLLGLTLDPKFAENGWMYAYWMPHESIDRDKRIGKRTVSRFTYNATAQSLDQATRKDLLSWDVQIHSCCHAGGGMAFDKDGNLYVGSGDNNSSGGSNGYSGNNWTLDYKGVSFQDARRTAGSTNDLDGKILRIHPEANGTYTIPPGNLFPNGPADKTRPEIYVMGVRNISRLQIDPVHNWMTAGWVGPDASSPSPELGPAKYETATIITEAGNHGWPYCMGNRQPYRDRSSTNAAELTGWYDCDNPVNTSPRNTGLVTLPPIKDNMIWYAPDGGGPVFPKRPGTSIPTYNAADATYTQPYLRGGSQAIMSGPTYHRSLVNPNSGVAWPEYWDNKWFIGDEANSQNRVAVTVDPAGVPTHQPPVFAETFRQIIPGGAGDTRVQSWMDAKFGPDGALYVLDYGNGFFSLDANQKLLKISYTGGAPTPAPAASSTMVQNKALTAAFTGSKSGGVSYRWEFGDGSVSTQADPRHTYPRTGFFTAKLTVTYANGETVTTRTSVNVGCAVADPSPVVTLGDTLTKVVNRNAGGGCTVDDFIDDESTWSTHAAFVNHVEQATGTLSDLGVLNDDEVAELNAAAEASPIGKPGTTGYDALFDGTAQSLRAWEQAPSGQFTLQPDGSIRSAGGLGMLWYAQRQFGDFSVKVQFKDIAPDPNRANSGVFVRFPDPRTPLDQRPPGSCGTVGSARTSQAWVAIYCGHEIQIYDGDTGEPQKTGSVYNFDPRPIDQAGARPKGTWNEYEIKVVGQHYTMTRNGVVINEFDNTPGQQSSRAGDPPTDLRQFVSGFIGLQNHSDDDLIEFRNIRVRQL; encoded by the coding sequence ATGGCGATGCCCGTGGCCCAGGCCGCGCCCGCCGCGGTGAACGTGCCGGTGAACGTGCTGGTCTTCCACGGCGCGGCGGCCGGCCAGAAGGACCCGGTGGTCCGCGCGGCGGACGCGATCGCGCGGCTGGGCGCGGACAACGGCATCACGGTCACCGCCTCGCAGGATCCCGCCGTGTTCAGCACGGCCAACCTGGCTCGCTACCGCGGTGTGGTGTTCCTGTCCGCGCAAGGGGTGACGCTCGGCCGTGAGCAGGAAGCCGCGCTGCAGGCCTACATGAAGGCGGGCGGCGGTTTCCTGGGCATCTCCGACGCGGCCCGCGCGCAGGACTCGTCCCAGTGGTTCACCGGCTTGATCGGTGCCCGCCCGGTCGGTGCCCGCCCGACGCCCGAGGCGGTGGCGGCGGTGACCGCGAGCGGGGAGAACCCACCCAACGAAACCAAGGAGAAGCTGGCCGACAACAACGAGAACACCAAGTGGCTGACGTTCGCGACGACCGGCTGGGCCGCCTACAAGATGGCCGCGCCGGTGGCCGTCAGCAGCTATGCGCTGGTGTCGGCGAACGACTTCCCGGGCCGGAACCCGAAGAACTGGACCCTGCAGGGTTCCGCGGACGGCACCACCTGGACCGACTTGGACACGCGCACGAACGAGACGTTCACCGATCCGTTCCAGACCCGGACGTTCACCTTCGCCAACACGACGGTCTACCCGAACTACCGGCTGAACATCACCGCGAACGCCGGTGAGCCGATCATCCAGCTCGCGGACCTCAAGCTGTTCAAGGACACCTCGACGACCCCGCCGCCGCCCGAGCCGGCGCCGCAGCAGGCTGTCGTCGACGTCCTCGACGCGCATCACCCGGCCACCGCCGGGCTGCCGCAGAACTGGACACGGACCGACCGCTGGCTCAACTGGGAAAGCAACCCGGTCGGCACCGTCCACACCGTGGCGCAGGTCGAGGAGAAGGGCTACCAGCCCGGCGTGGGTGCGAACGGCGCGTTCCACCCGATCTCGTGGTGCCGTGACTACGACGGCGGCCGCTCCTTCTACACCGGCATGGGCCGCACCGAGGCGTCCTACGGCGAAGGGCAGTTCCGCGACCACCTGCTCGGCGCGCTGCGCTGGACGACCGGGATGGTGCGTGGCGACTGCCAGGCCGGGATCGCCGCGAACTACAAGGTCGAGCGGCTGACCGGCAAGAACGCGGCCGGGCAGCTCGACCAGATCGGCGAGCCGCACGGGCTGACGATCGCGCCGGACGGCAAGGTGTTCTACATCGGCAAGGCGGCCTGCCCGACCGGGCCGATCGTCAGCTGGGACGACCCGAACGTCGGCCTCGGCTGCGGCACGATCCACCTGTGGGACCCGGCCACCAAGAAGCCGAAGCTGCTCACGACCCTGCCGGTGATGGGCAACCGTGGCAGCGGCGACGAGCTCGTCAAGAACGAAGAGGGCCTGCTCGGGCTGACGCTGGACCCGAAGTTCGCCGAGAACGGCTGGATGTACGCCTACTGGATGCCGCACGAGTCGATCGACCGCGACAAGCGGATCGGCAAGCGCACGGTCTCGCGGTTCACCTACAACGCGACCGCGCAGTCGCTCGACCAGGCCACCCGCAAGGACCTGCTGTCCTGGGACGTGCAGATCCACAGCTGCTGCCACGCCGGCGGCGGCATGGCGTTCGACAAGGACGGCAACCTCTACGTCGGGTCCGGGGACAACAACTCCTCGGGCGGCTCGAACGGCTACTCGGGCAACAACTGGACGCTCGACTACAAGGGCGTTTCGTTCCAGGACGCGCGTCGCACGGCGGGCAGCACCAACGACCTGGACGGCAAGATCCTGCGCATCCACCCGGAGGCGAACGGCACGTACACGATCCCGCCGGGGAACCTGTTCCCGAACGGGCCCGCGGACAAGACGCGCCCGGAGATCTACGTGATGGGTGTCCGCAACATCTCCCGCCTGCAGATCGACCCGGTGCACAACTGGATGACCGCGGGCTGGGTCGGCCCGGACGCGTCGTCGCCGAGTCCCGAGCTCGGGCCGGCGAAGTACGAGACGGCGACGATCATCACCGAGGCGGGCAACCACGGCTGGCCGTACTGCATGGGCAACCGGCAGCCCTATCGCGACCGCAGCAGCACGAACGCCGCGGAGCTCACCGGCTGGTACGACTGCGACAACCCGGTGAACACCTCGCCGCGCAACACCGGCCTGGTGACGCTGCCGCCGATCAAGGACAACATGATCTGGTACGCGCCGGACGGCGGCGGCCCGGTGTTCCCGAAGCGGCCGGGGACGTCCATCCCGACCTACAACGCGGCGGACGCCACCTACACCCAGCCGTACCTGCGGGGTGGCAGCCAGGCGATCATGTCCGGGCCGACGTACCACCGCTCGCTGGTCAACCCGAACAGCGGCGTCGCGTGGCCGGAGTACTGGGACAACAAGTGGTTCATCGGTGACGAGGCCAACTCCCAGAACCGGGTCGCGGTGACCGTCGACCCGGCGGGCGTGCCGACGCACCAGCCGCCGGTGTTCGCCGAGACGTTCCGGCAGATCATCCCGGGCGGCGCGGGTGACACCCGGGTGCAGAGCTGGATGGACGCCAAGTTCGGCCCGGACGGTGCGCTGTACGTGCTCGACTACGGCAATGGGTTCTTCTCCCTGGACGCGAACCAGAAGCTGCTCAAGATCAGCTACACCGGCGGCGCGCCGACGCCCGCGCCGGCGGCGTCGTCGACGATGGTGCAGAACAAGGCGCTGACGGCGGCGTTCACCGGGTCGAAGTCCGGTGGCGTGTCCTACCGGTGGGAGTTCGGCGACGGCTCGGTGTCCACGCAGGCCGACCCGCGGCACACCTACCCGCGCACCGGCTTCTTCACCGCCAAGCTCACCGTCACCTACGCGAACGGCGAGACGGTGACGACCCGGACGTCGGTGAACGTCGGCTGCGCGGTGGCCGACCCGAGTCCGGTGGTGACCTTGGGCGACACCCTCACGAAGGTGGTCAACCGCAACGCCGGCGGTGGCTGCACGGTCGACGACTTCATCGACGACGAAAGCACGTGGAGCACGCACGCGGCGTTCGTCAACCACGTCGAGCAGGCCACCGGCACGCTCTCCGACCTCGGGGTGCTCAACGACGACGAGGTGGCGGAACTGAACGCGGCCGCCGAAGCGTCGCCGATCGGGAAGCCGGGCACGACGGGCTATGACGCGCTCTTCGACGGCACGGCGCAGTCGCTGCGGGCGTGGGAGCAGGCCCCTTCGGGGCAGTTCACCCTCCAACCCGACGGGTCGATCCGCTCGGCCGGCGGGCTGGGCATGCTGTGGTACGCGCAGCGGCAGTTCGGCGACTTCTCGGTGAAGGTGCAGTTCAAGGACATCGCCCCGGATCCGAACCGGGCCAACAGCGGCGTGTTCGTCCGGTTCCCGGACCCGCGGACACCCCTGGACCAGCGGCCACCGGGCAGCTGCGGCACGGTCGGATCGGCGCGGACGTCGCAGGCCTGGGTCGCGATCTACTGCGGCCACGAGATCCAGATCTACGACGGCGACACCGGCGAGCCGCAGAAGACCGGGTCGGTCTACAACTTCGACCCGCGCCCGATCGACCAGGCGGGCGCGCGGCCGAAGGGGACGTGGAACGAGTACGAGATCAAGGTCGTCGGGCAGCACTACACGATGACCCGCAACGGCGTGGTGATCAACGAGTTCGACAACACGCCCGGCCAGCAGTCGTCGCGCGCGGGTGACCCGCCGACCGACCTGCGGCAGTTCGTCAGCGGGTTCATCGGGCTGCAGAACCACAGCGACGACGACCTGATCGAGTTCCGCAACATCCGGGTGCGGCAGCTGTAG